The Helicobacter mustelae genome has a segment encoding these proteins:
- the waaF gene encoding lipopolysaccharide heptosyltransferase II, producing MRILLRLPNWVGDGVMLTPAFEALKKKYQDAKFVIVGNAAVCDLYRRDARVEEVFVDRSKQAFSRFFATMILAREIGACDLAITFANHFYPALLLYFTRSKRRIGFCGFLRRFLLTDAIKKQSTQHQVLSYMQLLQCLEISQDAGKMRLISEPMQKDFLTPSLPCRVVGIGAGAAYGSAKAWLREYFAEVITFLLEQKCRVLLLGSSAESMLNQKIIALLKQKDPSYPKELLHDMSGKTSITELVDVLAGLDLFIGNDSGPTQIAAALDTPLIVFFGPTPPTTLPWKTENAIIFNKHVSCAPCKQRECPLKHHACMREIKPEEVISAIKEQFQRLQRC from the coding sequence ATGAGGATTTTGTTGCGATTGCCCAATTGGGTTGGGGATGGTGTGATGCTCACTCCTGCCTTTGAGGCACTCAAAAAAAAATACCAGGATGCCAAATTTGTCATCGTGGGAAATGCAGCAGTTTGTGATTTGTATAGGCGCGATGCGCGCGTGGAGGAGGTGTTTGTCGATCGCTCCAAGCAGGCTTTTTCTCGCTTTTTTGCTACGATGATTCTGGCACGCGAGATTGGAGCCTGTGATCTTGCAATCACCTTTGCCAATCATTTTTATCCCGCGCTGCTTTTGTATTTCACCCGCAGTAAAAGGCGCATAGGATTTTGTGGCTTTTTGCGTCGATTTTTGCTCACAGATGCAATCAAAAAACAAAGCACGCAGCATCAGGTTTTGAGTTATATGCAGCTGCTCCAATGCCTTGAGATCTCTCAAGATGCTGGCAAAATGCGACTTATCAGTGAGCCTATGCAAAAAGATTTTTTGACTCCATCTTTGCCTTGCAGGGTCGTTGGCATAGGTGCTGGAGCGGCTTATGGTAGTGCGAAGGCTTGGCTTAGGGAATATTTTGCAGAGGTGATTACATTTTTGCTAGAGCAAAAATGTAGGGTTTTGTTGCTTGGATCTAGCGCAGAATCCATGCTCAATCAAAAAATCATCGCTCTGCTCAAGCAAAAAGACCCTTCTTATCCCAAGGAATTGCTGCATGACATGAGTGGAAAGACTAGCATCACAGAGCTTGTGGATGTCTTAGCAGGGCTAGATTTATTCATCGGTAATGATAGTGGTCCCACACAGATTGCCGCAGCGCTGGATACTCCATTGATTGTGTTTTTTGGTCCCACTCCTCCTACCACTCTGCCCTGGAAGACAGAAAATGCCATCATTTTCAATAAGCATGTTTCTTGTGCGCCCTGCAAGCAGCGCGAATGTCCCCTAAAGCATCATGCCTGCATGAGGGAGATAAAGCCAGAGGAAGTCATTTCTGCGATAAAAGAACAATTTCAAAGACTCCAGAGGTGCTAG
- the hisS gene encoding histidine--tRNA ligase — protein sequence MLVTPRTLSGFRDHLPKEAIAKEKLLKKVTQVFESFGFVPIETPHMEYAEVLIKQGSKEIQKELYRFQDHGGRDVALRFDQTVPLARFISQYRNELPLPFKRYVVGNVFRGERAQRGRYREFTQCDFDFIGSNSIACDAEIIQVIYASMLSLGIEDFTIWLNHRSILNGICQYFGIKEETDIQNALRIIDKIDKIGPEGVSAELKEALRLTDKTIEALLKTTSIKQTQDKEEFFAEIAPMKQWNAELKKGIEELEQMYQILQDLEMDKSSYRVNFSIARGLAYYTGIIYETTITRLKSLGSVCSGGRYDNLTKTFSKESMSGVGASIGLDRLLVGLEDLGLLSQKSTTARILIICTNEKYLSLAHRIAESFRRSEVNTEVYPEITKLKKQLSYADQKGHEFSVIIGEEEYKNRALTLKNMTTGIQLDCLSFLKALEIIKS from the coding sequence ATGTTAGTTACACCCCGCACATTGAGCGGCTTTCGCGATCATTTGCCCAAAGAAGCCATCGCCAAAGAGAAGCTGCTTAAAAAGGTCACTCAAGTATTTGAAAGCTTTGGCTTTGTTCCCATTGAGACACCCCATATGGAATATGCTGAGGTTTTGATTAAACAGGGCAGCAAGGAAATCCAAAAAGAGCTCTACCGCTTCCAAGATCACGGAGGCAGGGATGTGGCGCTGCGCTTTGATCAAACCGTACCATTGGCGCGATTCATCTCTCAATACAGAAACGAGCTGCCCCTACCCTTCAAGCGCTATGTCGTGGGAAATGTATTTCGTGGGGAGCGCGCACAGAGGGGGCGATATCGCGAATTCACGCAATGTGATTTTGATTTCATCGGCAGCAATTCCATCGCCTGTGATGCTGAGATTATTCAGGTGATCTATGCCTCGATGCTAAGCCTTGGAATTGAGGATTTTACTATTTGGCTCAATCATAGAAGCATCCTCAATGGCATTTGCCAATATTTTGGGATCAAAGAAGAGACAGACATCCAAAATGCTCTGCGCATCATCGATAAGATAGATAAAATTGGCCCAGAGGGAGTGAGCGCCGAGCTCAAAGAAGCCCTAAGACTCACAGACAAGACTATTGAGGCATTGCTAAAAACCACAAGCATCAAGCAAACCCAGGATAAAGAAGAATTTTTCGCAGAAATTGCTCCAATGAAACAATGGAATGCAGAGCTGAAAAAGGGGATTGAAGAGCTAGAGCAGATGTATCAAATCCTCCAAGATCTAGAAATGGACAAAAGCTCCTACCGTGTGAATTTTAGCATTGCTAGGGGACTTGCCTACTACACAGGAATTATCTATGAAACCACTATCACTCGCCTAAAATCCCTTGGCAGCGTATGCTCTGGAGGGAGGTATGACAATCTCACCAAAACATTTTCCAAAGAAAGCATGAGTGGTGTGGGCGCATCCATCGGACTTGATCGTCTGTTGGTGGGGCTAGAAGATCTGGGACTTTTGAGTCAAAAATCCACCACTGCAAGGATTCTCATCATCTGCACCAATGAAAAATACCTCTCCCTTGCGCATCGCATAGCAGAATCTTTCCGCCGCAGCGAAGTGAATACAGAGGTTTATCCCGAAATTACAAAACTCAAAAAACAACTCTCTTATGCTGATCAAAAGGGACATGAATTTAGCGTGATTATCGGCGAGGAAGAATACAAAAATAGAGCCCTCACACTAAAAAATATGACCACGGGCATACAGCTAGACTGTCTAAGCTTTCTCAAAGCACTTGAGATTATCAAATCCTAA
- a CDS encoding ThiF family adenylyltransferase — protein sequence MQEFFQTSYTAIAGKTQQENILGVGTHQYCVSTEYFHHSLLLLEFLLEAKNKEQIQNFLHNNCINPHIFQELKEHKLITSSWKIIPEEKNHLYLDLLVDPLDVTVENFHKTVFIIMGCGGIGNFLSYAIASYSPHKIILIDRDNISESNLNRQFMFSKDSLNLPKTEILTTELQKRFRVNIESFYEFTTTELLENIVANHSSYNILGIVSGDDHHILEITAKVFCKAKVPFLNVGYLNDISLIGPFYIPNISCCPFCHNSFSLEQTHLEDPKIQAIMDRINNRAQAPSSFINNALALAMSDIIQYMAHQLENIKSINCRFGMDNNTFEPCTLASSLDANCAYCQHAS from the coding sequence ATGCAGGAGTTCTTTCAAACAAGTTATACAGCCATTGCAGGCAAAACACAGCAAGAGAATATTTTAGGAGTTGGGACCCATCAGTATTGTGTTTCTACGGAGTATTTTCACCATTCATTGTTGCTTTTAGAATTTCTTCTTGAAGCCAAAAATAAAGAACAAATTCAGAACTTTTTGCATAACAATTGCATAAACCCCCACATATTTCAAGAACTTAAAGAGCATAAACTTATCACATCTTCTTGGAAAATTATCCCGGAAGAAAAAAATCACCTCTATCTCGATCTACTTGTGGATCCTCTAGATGTCACTGTGGAGAATTTCCATAAAACAGTTTTTATAATTATGGGTTGTGGTGGCATTGGAAATTTTTTAAGTTATGCTATAGCAAGCTATTCGCCTCATAAGATCATTCTCATTGATAGAGATAATATAAGTGAAAGTAATCTGAATCGTCAATTTATGTTTTCTAAAGATTCATTAAATCTTCCAAAAACTGAAATCTTGACTACAGAGCTGCAGAAAAGATTTAGAGTAAACATAGAAAGTTTTTACGAGTTTACTACAACAGAGCTTTTAGAAAATATAGTTGCCAATCATAGCTCATACAATATTTTAGGCATTGTTTCAGGGGATGATCACCATATTCTAGAGATAACAGCCAAGGTGTTTTGTAAAGCCAAAGTACCTTTTCTCAATGTAGGTTATCTCAATGACATTTCCCTCATTGGCCCTTTTTATATTCCGAATATTTCTTGCTGCCCGTTCTGTCATAACAGTTTTTCACTAGAGCAAACCCATCTAGAAGATCCAAAAATACAAGCAATTATGGATAGGATTAACAATCGCGCGCAAGCTCCATCGAGTTTCATCAATAATGCTCTTGCTTTGGCTATGTCAGATATCATCCAGTATATGGCCCATCAGTTGGAAAATATCAAATCCATAAACTGTCGTTTTGGGATGGATAACAATACTTTTGAACCATGCACTCTTGCTTCTAGCTTGGATGCAAATTGCGCTTATTGCCAACATGCCTCTTAA
- a CDS encoding MFS transporter has protein sequence MPLKRNILVYYASILTAISAQALPHAILTPLLLAKGLSLAEIMWVQATYSMAMLLAEYPSGVLADLMARKRLFLLSKLVLMCSFSIIWLCEGLTWMLLAWALYGLASALDSGTIDASLINAIKEQKANLSRFFAIDKQLRFAGMILGSVLGSFLYVRYGASVYIMGLLLLALCMIIVFLGFKEGEVLVHSKSLELLKRHIKEGFLELGQKPHLKKLMICSLVLQVFFQTHFQLWQAYFLAKDIATSHLFYFYVGFQILGVLIHFIPATSAVSKKSWILLAGLPLILGLLSSVPIVFIALYALVVAIFSWIAYCVDYHFSLCVSKQKISSLISLKSSISRLASVAILILSSAELAFVSVGYVVVWHFLLALVAVAFLLKWTNLQSIGNKPS, from the coding sequence ATGCCTCTTAAAAGAAATATCCTCGTCTATTATGCAAGCATCTTGACTGCCATAAGCGCGCAAGCCCTGCCCCATGCCATTTTGACGCCATTATTGCTGGCCAAAGGGCTGTCTTTGGCTGAAATCATGTGGGTGCAGGCCACCTACAGTATGGCAATGCTGCTCGCAGAATATCCCAGCGGAGTGCTAGCCGATCTCATGGCACGCAAGAGATTATTCCTGCTCTCTAAACTCGTGCTCATGTGTAGCTTTAGCATCATCTGGCTATGTGAAGGCCTTACATGGATGCTTCTAGCCTGGGCGCTCTATGGGCTAGCCAGTGCGCTAGATTCGGGCACCATAGATGCGAGCCTCATCAATGCGATCAAAGAGCAAAAGGCCAATTTATCCAGATTTTTTGCCATCGATAAGCAGCTGCGCTTTGCTGGCATGATCCTAGGCAGTGTATTGGGCTCATTTCTGTATGTGCGATATGGGGCCTCTGTGTACATCATGGGTTTGCTATTGCTTGCACTCTGCATGATCATCGTGTTTTTAGGCTTCAAAGAGGGAGAAGTCCTAGTACATAGCAAGAGCCTAGAATTGTTAAAAAGACATATCAAAGAGGGCTTTTTAGAACTAGGCCAAAAGCCACACTTAAAAAAGCTTATGATTTGTAGCCTAGTGTTGCAGGTATTTTTTCAGACACATTTTCAGCTCTGGCAGGCATATTTTCTCGCCAAAGATATTGCCACTTCGCATTTATTTTATTTTTATGTGGGCTTTCAAATTCTAGGAGTGTTGATCCACTTCATCCCAGCCACTTCCGCAGTATCCAAAAAATCTTGGATCCTTCTAGCCGGTCTGCCCTTGATCTTAGGGCTTCTTAGTTCTGTGCCCATAGTATTCATTGCATTGTATGCGCTCGTGGTTGCGATCTTTAGCTGGATTGCTTATTGTGTGGATTATCATTTTTCGCTATGCGTTTCAAAGCAAAAAATTTCAAGCCTCATCTCATTAAAGTCTAGCATTTCGCGTCTTGCCTCTGTAGCAATTTTGATTTTAAGCAGCGCTGAGCTAGCTTTTGTGTCTGTAGGCTATGTTGTAGTGTGGCACTTTTTGCTGGCCTTAGTTGCAGTGGCATTCCTTTTGAAATGGACGAACCTACAAAGCATTGGCAATAAACCTAGCTAA